A genomic segment from Blastococcus colisei encodes:
- a CDS encoding 8-oxoguanine deaminase, with translation METPARADLLIADAELVATVDVTRREIAGGWVAITDGAISGLGGPADATPDAVRTVDARGCLVTPGLVNTHHHLYQNLTRAFAPALTGGLFDWLVTLYPLWARLDEGAAYVSAYVGLVELALSGCTTSTDHLYVHPAGAGDLISAEIAAARDLGVRFSPTRGSMSLSVKDGGLPPDSVVQDDDEILADSRRLVDAHHDRSPLAMTRIALAPCSPFSVSTGLMARTAELAEQLDVRLHTHLCETRDEEAFCLATFGRRPVDYLADVGWMTDRTWLAHVVWPSSDEVNRLGAARVGVAHCPSSNMILGSGLAPVLELQAAGAPVGLGVDGSASADSASLWLEARTAMLQGKLRNGAAAMDARTALEMATRGGAACLGRAGEIGELSVGACGDLVVWGLDGVRFAGALSDPVEAWLRCGPVSARHTVVGGRLVVEDGAPVHAGLDEQLAVHRRISARIQA, from the coding sequence GTGGAGACTCCCGCCCGCGCCGATCTGCTGATCGCCGATGCCGAGCTCGTGGCGACCGTCGACGTGACCCGCCGCGAGATCGCCGGCGGCTGGGTGGCGATCACCGACGGGGCGATCAGCGGGCTCGGCGGGCCGGCCGATGCGACGCCGGACGCCGTTCGGACCGTCGACGCGCGGGGCTGCCTGGTGACGCCTGGCCTGGTCAACACCCACCACCACCTGTACCAGAACCTGACCCGCGCCTTCGCGCCCGCGCTGACCGGCGGCCTCTTCGACTGGCTGGTGACGCTCTACCCGCTGTGGGCACGGCTGGACGAGGGGGCCGCCTACGTCAGCGCCTACGTCGGGCTGGTGGAGCTGGCGCTGTCGGGTTGCACCACCTCGACCGACCACCTCTACGTGCACCCGGCCGGTGCCGGCGACCTGATCTCCGCCGAGATCGCCGCCGCCCGCGACCTGGGCGTCCGGTTCTCCCCCACCCGCGGCTCGATGTCGCTGTCGGTCAAGGACGGCGGGCTGCCGCCGGACTCCGTCGTCCAGGACGACGACGAGATCCTCGCCGACTCCCGGCGACTGGTGGACGCCCACCACGATCGCTCGCCGCTGGCGATGACCCGTATCGCCCTGGCGCCCTGCTCGCCGTTCAGCGTCTCGACCGGCCTCATGGCCCGGACCGCGGAGCTGGCCGAGCAGCTCGACGTCCGGCTGCACACGCACCTGTGCGAGACCCGGGACGAGGAGGCGTTCTGCCTGGCCACGTTCGGCCGCCGTCCGGTCGACTACCTCGCCGACGTGGGCTGGATGACCGACCGGACCTGGCTGGCGCACGTCGTCTGGCCCTCGTCGGACGAGGTGAACCGGCTGGGCGCCGCGCGGGTGGGGGTGGCGCACTGCCCGTCGTCCAACATGATCCTCGGCAGCGGCCTCGCTCCGGTGCTCGAGCTGCAGGCCGCGGGCGCGCCCGTCGGGCTGGGTGTGGACGGGTCGGCCTCGGCGGACTCGGCATCGCTGTGGCTGGAGGCACGCACCGCCATGCTGCAGGGGAAGCTGCGCAACGGGGCGGCGGCGATGGATGCTCGGACGGCGCTGGAGATGGCCACCCGCGGCGGCGCCGCCTGCCTCGGCCGGGCCGGTGAGATCGGCGAGCTGTCGGTCGGCGCGTGCGGTGACCTGGTGGTGTGGGGCCTGGACGGCGTCCGGTTCGCCGGCGCGCTGTCGGACCCGGTCGAGGCCTGGCTGCGCTGCGGACCGGTGTCGGCCCGGCACACCGTCGTCGGCGGGCGGCTGGTCGTCGAGGACGGCGCCCCGGTGCACGCGGGACTGGACGAGCAGCTCGCCGTCCACCGCCGGATCTCCGCCCGCATCCAGGCATAG
- a CDS encoding DUF4333 domain-containing protein, whose product MSRRRLRLLVAAPFLTVGLAACGAGSLAADDVAEGAEDALEAEVGARPDISCPDDLEAEVGAEARCTLTVDGDTEEYGVTVTVTSVEGDTANFDVQVDDEPVG is encoded by the coding sequence GTGTCCCGCCGTCGTCTGCGCCTGCTGGTCGCCGCTCCGTTCCTCACCGTCGGCCTCGCCGCGTGCGGCGCCGGATCCCTCGCCGCCGACGATGTCGCAGAGGGGGCCGAGGACGCGCTCGAGGCGGAGGTCGGTGCCCGTCCGGACATCTCCTGCCCCGATGACCTCGAGGCCGAGGTGGGCGCGGAAGCCCGCTGCACGCTCACCGTGGACGGCGACACCGAGGAGTACGGGGTGACGGTCACCGTGACCTCGGTCGAGGGCGACACCGCCAACTTCGACGTCCAGGTGGACGACGAGCCGGTGGGGTGA
- the alc gene encoding allantoicase — protein MSDFTRLLDLASRALGGAVVAANDESFAERENLILPEAPVARTGFGHKGKVYDGWETRRRRTPGHDWAVVRLGTPGIVAGVVVDTTFFTGNYPPRASVDGAAIEGHCSVDEVLKADWQPLLPLSDLAGNSSSIFPVFSGRRVTHVRLNIHPDGGVARLRVHGRAVPDPRLVDAGPLDLAALENGAVVTGVSNEFYGRPQQLLAPGLARTMGEGWETSRRRDSGYDWVEVSLACEGVVTLAELDTSYFLHNAPGTASLTGAGPGGEVALLPRTRLQPDARHRFVVDGAAGVDRVRLDVFPDGGMARLRLWGRPTAAGRAALGRRWFDALPDVQALEVLGSTGVPPQVAGRLVGARPLGGDLPPEVARLLDGPA, from the coding sequence ATGAGCGACTTCACCCGTCTGCTCGACCTCGCGAGCCGCGCGCTGGGCGGGGCGGTGGTGGCGGCGAACGACGAGTCGTTCGCCGAGCGGGAGAACCTGATCCTGCCCGAGGCCCCGGTCGCGCGGACGGGCTTCGGCCACAAGGGCAAGGTCTACGACGGCTGGGAGACCCGCCGCCGTCGGACGCCGGGCCACGACTGGGCCGTCGTCCGGCTCGGTACGCCGGGGATCGTCGCGGGCGTCGTCGTCGACACCACGTTCTTCACCGGCAACTACCCGCCGCGCGCCTCCGTCGACGGTGCGGCGATCGAGGGGCACTGCTCGGTCGACGAGGTGCTCAAGGCCGACTGGCAACCGCTGCTGCCGCTGTCGGACCTGGCCGGCAACAGCTCGAGCATCTTCCCGGTGTTCTCCGGCCGGCGGGTCACCCACGTACGGCTCAACATCCACCCCGACGGCGGGGTCGCCCGGCTCCGGGTGCACGGGCGTGCGGTGCCCGACCCCCGGCTCGTCGACGCCGGCCCGCTCGATCTGGCCGCGCTGGAGAACGGCGCGGTCGTCACCGGCGTGAGCAACGAGTTCTACGGCCGTCCGCAGCAGCTGCTGGCTCCCGGCCTCGCCCGCACGATGGGGGAGGGCTGGGAGACCTCCCGGCGGCGCGACTCCGGCTACGACTGGGTCGAGGTGAGCCTCGCCTGCGAGGGCGTCGTCACCCTCGCCGAGCTCGACACCAGCTACTTCCTGCACAACGCCCCGGGCACGGCGTCGCTCACCGGCGCCGGCCCCGGCGGTGAGGTCGCCCTGCTCCCGCGCACCCGCCTCCAGCCCGACGCCCGCCACCGCTTCGTCGTCGACGGGGCGGCAGGGGTCGACCGGGTCCGGCTCGACGTCTTCCCCGACGGCGGCATGGCTCGGCTGAGGCTCTGGGGCCGGCCGACCGCGGCCGGGCGGGCGGCTCTGGGCCGGCGGTGGTTCGATGCCCTCCCCGACGTCCAGGCGCTGGAGGTCCTCGGGTCGACCGGTGTGCCCCCGCAGGTCGCCGGCCGCCTCGTCGGCGCCCGGCCGCTGGGCGGCGACCTGCCGCCGGAGGTGGCCCGCCTGCTGGACGGGCCCGCCTGA
- the allB gene encoding allantoinase AllB produces MSLVVRARRVVLPDGERAAAVHVADGRIAAVTDFGDVPSGAVTLADDEVLLPGLVDSHVHVNEPGRTDWEGFASATRAAIAGGVTTIVDMPLNSVPATTTVESLHVKRRAAEGQVSADVAFWGGAVPGNLDQLRPLHEAGVVGFKCFLLDSGVPEFPPLDDAGLRAAMTELTAFDGLLIAHAEDAEVIAAAPPPRGRSYAGFLASRPEAAEESAIEALIAAARHTGTRTHVVHLADADALPILRAARAEGVRITVETCPHYLTFAAEDVPDGATPFKCCPPIREVWHREALWAALADDDRPLIDMVVSDHSPCTPELKRLDAGDFGEAWGGIASLQLALPVVWSGARARGIGLDRVVRWMAEAPARLAGLPAKGAIAVGRDADLVAFAPEERWRVGRLEHRHAVTPYADRELHGVVRRTWLRGQLAEGAPIGRLLSRADVPQ; encoded by the coding sequence GTGAGCCTCGTCGTGCGGGCCCGCCGGGTGGTGCTGCCGGACGGTGAGCGCGCCGCCGCCGTGCACGTCGCCGACGGCCGGATAGCCGCCGTCACCGATTTCGGCGACGTGCCCTCCGGTGCGGTGACCCTGGCCGACGACGAGGTGCTGCTCCCCGGCCTGGTGGACAGTCACGTGCACGTCAACGAACCGGGGCGCACCGACTGGGAGGGCTTCGCCTCCGCGACGCGGGCGGCCATCGCCGGCGGGGTCACCACGATCGTCGACATGCCCCTCAACTCCGTCCCGGCGACGACCACGGTGGAGTCGTTGCACGTGAAACGCCGAGCCGCAGAGGGCCAGGTCAGCGCCGACGTCGCCTTCTGGGGAGGCGCCGTACCCGGCAACCTCGACCAGCTGCGTCCCCTGCACGAGGCCGGCGTCGTCGGGTTCAAGTGCTTCCTCCTCGACTCCGGCGTCCCCGAGTTCCCGCCTCTGGACGACGCCGGCCTCCGGGCCGCGATGACCGAGCTGACCGCCTTCGACGGTCTGCTGATCGCGCACGCCGAGGACGCCGAGGTGATCGCCGCGGCCCCACCGCCGAGGGGGCGCAGCTATGCCGGGTTCCTGGCATCCCGGCCGGAGGCCGCGGAGGAGTCCGCGATCGAGGCGCTGATCGCCGCGGCACGCCACACCGGGACGCGCACCCACGTCGTCCACCTGGCCGACGCCGACGCGCTGCCGATCCTGCGCGCGGCCCGGGCCGAGGGCGTGCGGATCACGGTCGAGACCTGCCCGCACTACCTGACCTTCGCCGCCGAGGACGTGCCCGACGGGGCGACGCCGTTCAAGTGCTGCCCGCCGATCCGGGAGGTGTGGCACCGCGAGGCGCTGTGGGCGGCGCTGGCCGACGACGACCGGCCCCTGATCGACATGGTCGTCAGCGACCACTCGCCGTGCACCCCGGAGCTCAAGCGTCTCGACGCCGGGGACTTCGGCGAGGCCTGGGGTGGCATCGCCTCGCTCCAGCTGGCTCTTCCCGTGGTCTGGAGCGGGGCCCGGGCGCGCGGCATCGGCCTGGACCGGGTGGTGCGGTGGATGGCCGAGGCGCCGGCCCGCCTGGCCGGACTGCCGGCCAAGGGGGCGATCGCGGTGGGCAGGGACGCCGACCTGGTGGCGTTCGCCCCGGAGGAACGGTGGCGGGTCGGCCGGCTGGAGCACCGTCACGCGGTCACGCCGTACGCGGACCGCGAGCTGCACGGCGTCGTCCGGCGGACGTGGCTGCGGGGTCAGCTCGCCGAAGGCGCTCCGATCGGGCGGCTGCTGAGCCGCGCCGACGTGCCACAGTGA
- a CDS encoding alpha-ketoglutarate-dependent dioxygenase AlkB, translating to MTLAHQPSMWDQDEEASLGPLDGHVTRHELSDGAWVDHLPGWVAGSDEVLEVLLGDIGWREDRRQMYEREVAVPRLLRWYGGRETLPHPLLTDAREALNRYYEVESADRFVSAGMCLYRDGRDSVAWHGDRLGRGRSADTMVAIVSFGSPRPLMLRPASGGRSLRFPLGHGDLVVMGGSCQRTWEHCIPKTTKPVGPRVSVQFRPSGVA from the coding sequence ATGACGCTCGCGCATCAGCCGTCCATGTGGGACCAGGACGAGGAGGCTTCGCTCGGTCCCCTGGACGGCCACGTGACCCGGCACGAGCTGAGCGACGGCGCGTGGGTGGACCACCTCCCGGGCTGGGTGGCCGGCTCCGACGAAGTGCTCGAGGTCCTGCTCGGGGACATCGGCTGGCGTGAGGACCGCCGGCAGATGTACGAGCGCGAGGTCGCCGTGCCTCGCCTCCTGCGGTGGTACGGCGGCAGGGAGACGCTGCCGCATCCCCTGCTCACCGATGCGCGCGAGGCGCTGAACCGCTACTACGAGGTCGAATCGGCGGACAGATTCGTGAGCGCCGGCATGTGTCTGTACCGGGACGGCCGGGACAGCGTCGCCTGGCACGGCGACCGCCTCGGCCGGGGTCGCTCCGCCGACACGATGGTCGCCATCGTGTCGTTCGGGTCCCCGCGGCCCCTGATGCTCCGTCCGGCGAGCGGCGGGCGAAGCCTGCGGTTTCCGCTCGGGCACGGCGACCTGGTCGTCATGGGCGGCTCCTGCCAGCGCACGTGGGAGCACTGCATCCCGAAGACCACGAAGCCGGTGGGCCCGCGGGTGAGCGTCCAGTTCCGGCCGTCGGGCGTGGCCTGA